Below is a genomic region from Elusimicrobiota bacterium.
TCGGTCCAAATCATCGGCCACCAGCGCCTTGACGTCGTCGGCGACGCCCGCCAACAGATCGTTCAACACGAACTCCTTGGTCAAACGATTGAACGTAAACAGCGAAAACAACTTGTTGCGAAACTCCACAAAAACCCTCCCGCCCGAGCGAACCAGCAGGCGCATGTGGGTTAAGGCCAGCCGATCGTTTTTGACATGGGGCATGACCCCAAGCGCGATGACGGCGTCTCTCTCGCCCCCCGCCATTTGATTTGCAATGGACAGATTGTCCTCAATATCCCCCCACTGCACGACGCGGGGGTTGACCCCCGCTCGGCGGAGGCGTTGCCGGGTTTGTTTCACCATGTTGAGCGAAATGTCGCATCCCGACACCGACAAGCCCGCTCCGGCCAGAAGGGCCAGCGGGGTTCCTTCGCCGACACCGACTTCGTAAACCGAACGCGCCCCCAGGGCGCGCAGGCGTTCGACCAATATCTGGAGCCTGAAATAATTTTGCGGGTACTTGTCTTTCATCTCGAGGGCGCCCGGGGCGTACTGGGCGGAATACCCGCCGGCAATCGCGTTGTAATAACGCTCCACCGCGTTCCCGGCCCCCTGGCCCCGTTGACCGTGACCGGACGTCGTCTTCCGTTTATTCGACATGCTTCCTCCCGAAGGGCTCACCAAACGCCATGTCCCTTTTTAACCGACGACCCACCAATCGGTTTTCCTCGCCGGGGCGCATTCCCCCGGACGGTCGCGTCCACATCAAATCGGCCCACGCGATGCGCGTCCCGGCCGACAGGGCCCGTGCGCTAACGATCCGCCGGCGCGCCACCACCATAAAGGGTTTCTCGCAGGGCTGCACGTTCTTTTGGCCCGATCCCAAGAGGGATTCGGCCGCGCGAATTCGCCGAACGAGCTCGGCCATTTCGGCGGGCTCGGCCGACATTTTATGATCGCGGAAGGCCGAGGTGTTCTTGTCCAGCGTGAAATGCTTTTCAATCAGGCGCGCGCCCAACGACACGGCCAGGATCGGGGCTTCGATCCCCAGGGTGT
It encodes:
- a CDS encoding class I SAM-dependent methyltransferase, yielding MSNKRKTTSGHGQRGQGAGNAVERYYNAIAGGYSAQYAPGALEMKDKYPQNYFRLQILVERLRALGARSVYEVGVGEGTPLALLAGAGLSVSGCDISLNMVKQTRQRLRRAGVNPRVVQWGDIEDNLSIANQMAGGERDAVIALGVMPHVKNDRLALTHMRLLVRSGGRVFVEFRNKLFSLFTFNRLTKEFVLNDLLAGVADDVKALVADDLDRRLALDEPRRRVPNQRTESYDDIPAKFHNPLAIQELFAEAGFGACRLHWYHHHAAPPLLESKMRDRVWQESSRLEHRPGAWQSPFLCSAFIVEAEKS